A stretch of DNA from Pelorhabdus rhamnosifermentans:
AGTGTGGACAGCCTGAATAATGGGGCCCAAGACCTGGTTGCGCTTAACAAAGAGATTATGCTGGCGGAAAATAATGGCGGTGAAAATGGTAATTTGCGTGATCAGCGCGATGCTCTGTTAGACAAGATGTCTTCCCTGGCCAATATTAGTGTTGCTGAACAGCCGAATGGCGCTTTAAATGTCAGTATTGGCGGTGTAACATTGGTACAGGGGGACATGACGCATACCCTGACAGTGGTGGAAACAGGCACGACACTACAGGTAAAGTGGGCGGAATTGGATATGGATGCCGGTATTTCCAGTGGCACAATCAGGGCTGATTTGGAAGAAGCCGATCAGAGCGCAGCCAAATTCCTTACAGGCGAAGCGACTTATAACTTTGTGCCACAAAGCAGCAGTACGCTCACCGATTTGCGGCAGGGACTGAACAATTTGATGACCACCATAGCCAATAAGGTTAATTCCCTGTTGCAGTCAGGCAAGGATCTTTACGGCAATTCCGGTGAGGCGCTGTTTGTTAAAATAAACAGCAACGCATCCTTGGGACTGGGCAATATCCAGCTAAATCCAGCGGTTGCGAGCGATATGAACAAAATAGCTGCTGGCACAAGCGGTGCAAAAAGTGATTATACGGTAGCTGCTAAAATCACCGGATTGCAGAATGAAAAGATGTTTAGTTCTGATGGCTTGTCCATGACGGGAACCGATTTTTATCAGTCCCTGCTTTCCTGGATTAGTACGATGGGCAATACGGCGGGCAGCAATTACGATACACAGGGTACTCTGCGGGTGCAGGTCGGAACCCAACGGGATTCCATATCCTCCGTTTCCCAGGATGAAGAAATGTCTAAAATGATTATCTATCAAACTGCCTATAACGCCAGTGCCCGGGTATTGAGCACTGCGGATACTTTGATTAGTGATTTGATTAAACAACTGGGGAGATAGAGAGTTTATAACAGGCGTTTGGGGGAATTAACATGAATGCAACTTTTACCGGCATTAACATAGCCAGCCGGGGTATTTATACAAGTCAGGCGGCTATGTCAGTGGTTACAAATAATACCGGCAATGCCAACACCAAAGGTTATTGTCGGCAGATAGTGAATCAAGAAGCGATTGGAGCAGCGGCTGTTTATGGCGGACGCTCCATACTTGGCAACGGCACGGAGGTGACCTCTGTAAGTCAACTCAGGGATTGCCGCCTGGACGGGCGATACTGGCAGGAAAATACCCGCTTAGGTGATTGGAATACGAAGGCCAATGCCCTGACAGAGCTGGAAGCAGTGCTGAATACTGCGACTTCCAGCAGTGGTTTCAATAAAATTTTCGAAAACTTTTACTCTGCCTTGGAAGATTTAGACAAAAACCCTGGCGACAATCCAAACAGGAATTCGCTCAAGGAGAAGGGACAGGGGATCTGCCAGTATTTAAATGAAAGTTCACAGAAGCTAAGTGAAATCAGGCAAGATAAGAATTGCGCCGTCAAGATGGCAGTGGATCAAATTAATTCTTTTGCTCAGCAGATTGCCGATTTGAACGGCAGAATCAGCCAGGCCTTGGCAAGCGGTGCGAATGCCAATGAACTCAAAGACCAGCGGGGCGTTTTGGTTGACAAATTATCCAAACTGACAGATATAAGCGTAACGGAAACAACCGTCAATCAGTCGTCGGATGAAACGGAAAATAAAAAACTTGCCATTCGGATCAATGGTATTACGCTTGTTGACGGCAGTGACGCCAAAAGGCTGGAAATTACGCAAGACGGCACAACCGATGGAATGTACAGTGTTAGCTGGGAGGAAACAGGCGAAGCATTTACGGCTACCGGTGGACAGCTAAAAGCGGAACTTGATTTGCGGGATGGCGACGGAACGAATTCGGCTTATAAAGGGGTGCCTTATTATATTAATCAATTGAACAAGTTTGCCCAAACTTTTGCCAAGGCTTTCAATGAGGGCATTCTGGCCGGGGAGACTCCTGCTGCGAAATCATACGCCGGTCATGCCGGCGGCTATTTGGCTGACGGCGTTACAAGCGGCATTCGCTTTTTCTCCTATAATAATGCCTCGTCGGCTGATCTGAAGACACAGATTGCTGCTGACGGTGTGAATGCGGTATATCAAAAAATTACGGCGGCCAACATATCCTTGTCAAAGGATATTGAGGATGATGTCAAAAATATTGCGACAGCGTCCAGCTCCGGCGGCAAGGATAATGCTGAAAATATGGATAAGTTGATTAAACTGGTGAAAGACAGCAATATGTTTAACAAAGGAACACCGGAGGATTTTTATAGTTCGATTATTTCCACATTGGGGACGGACAGCTCAACGGCACAGTGCTCATCTACCAATGCCACCAGTCTGGTAAAAACGATCAATGACCGCAGGCTTTCGGTGTCCGGGGTGGAGCCCAATGAAGAAACAGCCAGTATGACCCTATATCAGGCGGCATATCGAGCCAATTCCAAGATGGTGAGTATCTGGAGCGAGATTTATGCCAAAACGATTGATATGGTGAATATCTAATCGCAAAAAGTAAGTAAGGAGGGATTGTTGTGAGAGTAACAAGCAATATGATGATGTCAAACAGTCTCTATAATATTAGCAATAATATGCAACGCCTGGATAAGGCGCAGCAGCAGGAGTCTACCCAGTCCAAAATCCAATTGCCTTCCGATGATCCTGAAGTAGCTACCCAGGCGGTTAAGTACCGAAACTATGTGTCTACCGTAGGGCAGTATCAGAAAAATGTCGACGATGCCACTTCCTGGATGAAGGTCACCGAAGGCGCTTTAAGCGATTTGCACGATGTGGTACAGAAGATTCGTGACTTAACGGTGACTGCTTCTACTGGCAGTATGAATGATTCGAACCTAAATGATATTAAGCAGGAAGTAGCACAGCTGAAGAAGACGGGTATTCAGATTCTGAATACCTCTTATGCTGGACGGTATGTTTTCGCTGGTTACGAGACAGATACAGAGCCGTACACGGAAAAATCGCTTACGGTTGGCTCGGATACGGTGGCTAGAGTGACCTTTAAGGGGAAAATAGTGGATTTAAACGGGCCGGTATCCACCGATGTAAATTCTACGATTTATGCTGATGCTTATGCGGCTAATTCCGGTAATGTATACCAGAACAATGGAGTCAAACAGGCTATGAATTATAATATTGGTTTTGGTAATCAGATTACAGTTAATGTGGAAGGCCAGGATGTAGTCGGTACAGATTCGGGCAACAATTTATTTGCTACTTTGGATAAATTGTTCATTGGTTTGGATGGTAAAAAAAGCTATCAATCCATTTCCAGCGGTACGGCAACAGGTTCTGTCACTCTTTCCTCCGGCGGATGTACCGTTACGGCAGGTATCAATGACAAGCTTGCACTTGCTGTGGATGGAGGTGCGTCAAAGGAGCTTACCATTCCGCCCGGAGCTTATGCATCGTCGGCGGCTTTTGTTGCTGCAGTTAATAAAGGAATTAGCTCGACCTCATTAAGCGGAAAGGTTAGTGCTTCCCTTAACAGCAGCAATCAGCTTGTATTTACGTCAGCTTCGACCAGTACTTCCAGTGCAGTTGTCGTATCTGACGGAACGCCAGGCGGCGCTTTGACTGCCTATGTCGGGACAGCCACGACAGCTGCCGGAGGGACTGCCAAACCGACTGCCTTTACCCTTACCAGCATTCTCGGCGATTTGGATACCGATCTTGACCGGATTTCGTCTGTGACTTCAAGCTTAGGAGCAAGGGAGAATACGGCCTCTATTGCCACCAACCGGCTGGGGGATGACAATACCGTTTATACAAAATTAATGGCGACCAACGAATCGGTTGATGCAGCCGAAGTAATTACCAAAGTAGCTGCAGCTAAGGTGGTTTACGAAAGTTCTCTGGCTGCTGCCGCTAAAGCCACCAGCAAAAGCTTGTTGGATTATATCAGTTAGCAGAGAATATAGCAGAATAGACAAAGGAGGGAGAAAACATGTCGTCTAGTTCTTCAACCAGTCCAACTACGGTTAATGGTGTCACGCGATTCAGTGGTTTATCTTCTGGTGTGGATGTGGATTCTTTGGTTCAGAAACTTATAAGTGCGGATTCCGGAACACTGAATAAGTTGAAACAAACGAATCAAATTGATAAATGGAAACAGGAACAGTACCGGACAATAATTAGCGACATTACAGCTTTTTCCGATAAATACTTGAATTTGGCGTCGTCGGACAGTATATTGAGGCAAAGTAGTTTTCAGCAATTTAAGGTTACCAGTGATAACAGCGCCGTTTCGGCTATAGCGAACGGCGATGCAGTCAAAGGGACTCACACTCTGTCCGTTAGCCAGTTGGCTACTGCTGCTACGCAGGCAAGCAACAGCGGCGTTACTAAAGATGTGTCAGGTTCTGGCATGCCGGATTATGATTCTCTCAAGGGAAAAAGCTTTACTATTAAGGTGGATGGAACTGTCCGGACGGTAACCTTTGATTCTGCCTATGATTCTTCTGCACAAACTGGCGTGCAGTATGTGCAGGCCGCCATGAATAAGGCTATCGGCACAGCCAACGACAGCAGCGGCACGACCATTAATAAAATTACGGTTAGTGAAGACAGCGGTTGTTTGAAATTTGTCCCTACCGCTAATAGCGGTGTCGGTAGTATTACCGTCAATAACGCTTCTGCCAAAGGAGCTTTCAGCGCGCTCGGTTTTAATGCCGGTTCAAATCTGTCAAATCGGCTGAGTATGTCGGATACCCTGGCGACGGTTGCCGGGAAGCTGAAGTCGCCCTTTGCTTTTGATTCCTCATCAGGGGAAATAGAATTTACAATCAATGGTAAGAAGTTCTCTTTCGATAAAAGCGAAGCTCTCGGCGACATGATCGATACAATTAATAGAGATACAGATGCTAATGTGACGATGAAATATGATCAAAACTTCGATCAATTGGTGATAACCGCCAATAGTACCGGCGCCGGTAAGACACTTAGCATAGCGGATACTAGCGGTACCTTTGTGTCAAGAGTGCTGACTATCCCGACTGAAGGTAAGGACGCGCAGGTGGTATTGGATAGGCAAAGACTGACCCGCAGTTCCAATTCATTTACCCAGGACGGGGTCACCTATACTGCAAACAAGGTAACATCGGATGCTGCTTCGGTTAATATCGCACAGGATGTGGATGGTATCTATACTAAAATTAGTAATTTTATTACTGGTTATAACACGCTTATTAAGGAAGTAAATGATAAAATATCGGAAAGTTATGACAAGAATTATCTACCACTTACCGATGACCAACAAAAAGCTATGTCAGAAACGGAAAGAACCAATTGGGATAAAAAAGCCCAGACTGGCTTACTGGAACGGGACTCAGTATTAGATAGTATGGTTTATAATATGAGAAGTGCGCTGATGTCTTCCGTTTCCGGACAGTCGGAGAGCTTGATTAAACTTGGAATTACTACCGGTAAATATACGGAAAAGGGAAAACTCTATATTGATGAAGATAAGTTAAGAAAGGCGATAAGTAATGATCCTCAAGGTGTAATGAACTTTTTTATTCAGCAATCAACAACTTATCCGGGAACCATTACCGTACGGACGCTTAACAGCAGCGAAAGAAATACCAGGACACGTGAAGAGGGCTTGGCCTATAAGCTATATGATATTTTACAGGATAATATCGGAACGGTGCGTGATTCAAATGGCACCAAGGGGCTGCTGATTGAAAAGGCGGGGACGACGGGCGATGCTTCAGAAACAACGAATGGTCTGACAAAAGAAATGAATACCTTAGCCGATAAAATTACGGCAGAGCAAAAACGTATCAATAATGAAGAAAACCGTTATTACACCCAGTTTACCAATATGGAAACTGCTTTGGAAAAATTATCATCTCAGTCGTCTTTTCTTTCTTCATTTGCCAGCTCTTGAGTAAGGTAGGTGTATGATGATACAAGCAGGAACAAAGTCGTATGAACGGTTGAAAAAGAAACTGGATATTCTTCAAAAAATCAGTACGAATACTAAAATTCAAATCCGGTTCATTCATCAGCGAAAAATGAAGGGATTATTACGGCTTTTGCAGGAACGGGCTCAATATTTGCAAGCATTAGAGGTGTTCAATAAAGAGGTTGATAATACTGTAAGCAACGGAACAACTAATGAAGTGGAGAAGCTAGTCTTGCTGATTAACACAAAGCAACAAGAGATTATAAAGGATAATAATGAAGCGGTAGAAGCTGCCAAGGCTGAGCGGGATAATATTGTTGCTGATCTGCATCGGGTCAATTCTGAAAAAAATTTGCGTAAATCATATGATGACCAGTGGATAAGTTTTACTGGAAACCGGTTGAATCAAAAGAGTTAAGTCTGCTAAAGCAGGATGATATGAAAAAATACTAAGCCGTTTATAACGTTAAGTTTTAAACGGCTTAGTGTTTTTTTGTGTGTTCTTATTTTTATATTTTTTTTACCCAGTGCTGAATAAAAGGATATTCATAAAGCTGACCGTCCGCTGCTTTAATTGCGGCGATGATGGAAGTAATGAGCAGTAGCAGCCAAAGGATGCCGATAACGGGGAGTAGTAACAGACCAATTACTACAACACATAATATTCCGCTCACTATCGTAGCAGCTAAAATAGCTAAATGGGCAATTAAGGCTTGTTTTGCATGTTCATGTACAAAAGAGTCCTCATTTTTGATCAGAAAAATGACTAGCGGCGCAATAATGAATCCTAATCCTCCTAAGAGATAAGCAAGATGAGCTAAAATTGCCAGCATTTTTTGTTCTCCCGTAACATTCATATGCAACGCCTCCTTTATTTTAATCTGCTGCAACGCGATGAAACTGTTTTGTTCATTGTAAAGCGGTTTATCACTTATTTGCAATAGTAAATTTTAGGAATATAGAGTGCTAACACAAGTTTGAGCATGAATATTTAAGTAACATTTATATTAGATTGTACGTGGCTTTTTTTGTAGATAAAACCGAAAGGCAAGTGCTGTACAGTCGGTCATGCACCATAATAAGAAGGCCACATAACCACCGTACACGCCGTAGCCTAATTTTACAGCAAACAGATAGGCTAGCGGCAGGAATATTAGATAACTGGATACTAAGCCTTCATAAACGATAAAACGAGTATCTTTACAGCTTCGGAAAAAAGTTATCCTTTTGCCTCAACATCTTGCGGATTATCCGCCAATTCTTGATTTTTATTGATTACGAATCCTATATAGCTGATTAGGAAAATGCCCATAATGATAGCAGAGCACCAATAAATCGAAGCATAGCCGAGTTTTTCCGCGAGCATTCCTAAGGCAATGGAACCTATGCCGTTGCCAACGTCCACCATATTATAAAAGGTTGCGCTGGCCGCACTTCGTCTAGATGCTGGTACAAGATTAAACATCCAGGTTTGTATTGCAGGAAAAATTGTTCCATAACCAAATCCGTACAATGCAGACGCTGTTAGGAAAGAGGTCATGCTACTACTTTGTGCTAGAACGATAAAACCCAGTAAAAATAATATTGTTCCAGGTAAGATAACCCAGGCCGGGCCTTTTCTATCAAATATTTTTCCCGTTACTAGCCGTGATAAAAAGATACATAGGGTGCATACCAGGAAAAAATAGCCTGCGTTCGCAATATGAACTTCCTTGGCTAATAAAGCGATGAAATTTAAAACTCCACCGATACAAACACCGAAGAGTATCGTAAGAAATGCTTGAAATGGAAGCTGTTTATCAATTAGCTTCTCCATAAGAGAAGATTTTTCCAGAGTCTGTGAATGGACTGTTCGATCATCAGGAATAGAACAAAGGCTCATGCTCAAAAGTCCAATAATCTGACTAACCGTTGCTACAATAAACAGATTGTTAAAAGAGAGGTTATCCACAATCCATACTCCAAGGCCGGGGGCGACGGCCATTGCAAGAGTGGTACCCAGGCCAAAGTAACCGATTCCTTCACCGCGACGCGATTTTGGGAGTATGTCGGATACAATCGTAGCATACAGAGTAGTGGCGATACCGAAACCGATACCGTGGACTACCCGCAAGGAGAGCAAACGAGGTACAGTAGTCGCTAAGGTATAACTTATGGCAGCAACAAAGCATAATATACATCCAATATATAAATAATACTTTTTACCCCATTTACTTATTCCATAATCCGTAAAGAAACGAATGAGTATTGCACAAAAAACAAAAATTGCCGATAATAGTCCAACATCTGTACTTGTTCCGCCTTGTTTTAGAACATAAATAGGAAGGGTTGGCAGCAAAATATGAAAACCGCTAAATAAGAAAGTATTAGAAATGGTAAATAAAATAAAATCCTTTGTCCATAATTTTTCGTTATTAATTGTCATTTTTCCATCCTTTTTGAGTAAAATTGAGATGCATTTAGTCATATATTTAACTTACTTATTTGTATTCGTCGGTCACCTCTTATTTCTAAAAATAATATACTGGTGAAATATTAACTAGTATATTATTTCTTTTACGTTGCTGTCAAGTAATTACAAAATGTCAGAAAAAACGCTATATTTAAGAATCTTGTTGTATTTTCGATCATTACATGGCGTGTTAGAATAAGATTAATGAAAATTAAGCGATACGGGTGATCAAAGATGATTATAAGTGCTAGTCGGCGAACAGATATTCCGGCCTTTTATTCGGAGTGGTTTGTAAATCGTTTAAAAGCAGGGTTTGTTTATGTGAAAAATCCCCTAAACTCCAAGCAAATTAGTAATATTCTCTTAACTCCAGATAAGGTAGATTGTATTGTTTTTTGGACTAAAAATGCCCAGCCCATGCTGCCAAGTTTAGACACAATCGATGGGATGGGCTATTCTTATTATTTTCAGTTCACCTTGACCCCTTATGATCGCAGCCTTGAAAGGAACTTAGGTGATAAACAGGAAATCTTACAAGGCTTTAAAAGATTGAGCAAGAGAATCGGAAAGCAGCGAGTTATCTGGCGTTATGATCCTATTATTATTAATGAACGCTTCTCTGTTAAATATCATTTACAGTCTTTTGACAAGTTGTGTTATGAGCTTTGTGGTTATACAACGAAATGTGTCTTTAGTTATGTCGATATCTATGCCAAAATAGGGAAACTAGCGAAAAAAATTATTGGTAATGAAGTCGGCATTGACAATATGAATAAAATTGCCCAAGGCTTTGCTGATATTGCTAAAGAAAACCAGATTATTTTAGAAACGTGTTCTGAAGAAATCGACCTTAGTCAATATGGCATTCATCATACAGCTTGCATTGATCAAAAGACCATTGAATCTATTACCGGATATGCCATTAATTCAAAAAAAGATAAAAATCAACGGCAAGCATGTGGATGTATCGAGAGCGTTGATATAGGGGCGTACAACAGCTGTTTTCATGGTTGTATATATTGCTATGCTACATTGAATGACACGATGGTTCAAAACAATCGTTGCTGCCATGATGTTCATTCCCCTTTGTTGATTGGTCAGCCTGGGATAAATGATAAAATAACGGACAGACTAGTCAAATCTCTTAAAAGTACACAGATTCCTTTGTTTTAAAGAAGAATATTCTAGTTTATTACCGCATTGCCGCTTATTTTTTTATGTCCTGTGCATTGGAAAAAATGGTTTCGAAGGTTAGAAATAGGTCACTTAGTTTTTCATCGGAAATTCCTTGTAAAATTTGTTTTCGATGCTGTCTAACAATTTTTTCCCACTTAGGATAGAGGGCAAGGGCCTTTGAAGTTAAAGAAACCATTTTTGCACGTTTGTCGGAACCTTCTTCGCGTTTAATGAGTCCTTTTTTTTCTAATGCAACTAAACTTTTAGATATGGCGGAAGGCTCGATATTTAAATGTTCAGCGAGTATAATTTGCGATACAACGCCTTTTTCCCTTATGCTTGCAATGACTGTCCATTCAGAACTATGAAGTTCATATTGTCCTAATAGGCGATTTAATTCTTTGGTAATAATACGGGTGGTTTGGTAGAGTTGACGAACCAAGGCATCTGTTTTTTCCATGTAAGCTCCTAATTATTCAGGAAAGTCCATTGTTAACTGAGATTTCTAGTGTCTTTCCTAATATTTTTTGCACAAATACATCATAACGATATAGGCTTAAAAAAGCAAACAATCACCGCCCGTAGCAGGAGAAATGCCATCAATAATTAGTCGTTGTCGCGGATGATTAATGTTGGACATAGTGCATAGTGAAGTACATAATTGCTGACACTGCCGATTAAGAGTTTGGCAACATCACTCATACCGCGACGTCCCATAATGATTAATGAATAATTGTTTTCCTTACTGATTTCCGTAATTTTTATGCCGGGGTGGCCATATTCGATGCGACTTGTTACTCGACCATCAAAATCCTGAAAAATTTCTAATGCTTCTGCTAAAACTTGATTTCCTCTGTCATCCAAACTTTTGATTACGGAATTTGGTAATTGATGATTATCTGACACAAGGTAAGCAGAATGCTGAATGATATGGATCAAGGTTACGGCACTGCTAAATTTTTCGGCTATTTTTCGAGCATATCTTGTTGCTGCTAATGCTTCCACTGAGCCATCGATAGGAACTAAAATTTTTCCAAACATGCTATCACTCCTCAATGTTTTTATAAAAATCTGCTTACTATGGAAGTTATGAACAGACTAATAATACACTAGTAAATAGTTTACTAGTGTATTATTAGTCTATTCCTTTTATGCTTTTTTGTCAAATATGTAAGGGACATTTCGAAAAAAATTACAGGATAAAGCCATGCAAATTTCTGCCTGGCTTTTGAAGAAGCAATATACATAAAACTGTAACGTTTATTTGCTATTATATAAAACACAGTGATTTTATTTGGAGGTTGAGTTATGAACAGATATCAGCAATATTTTGCAGTGTTTATCCTTATGGTCGCATCCATGACGTTGCATCAAGTTGTACTAGCAGCACCGCTGGAATTATCTTTGGAAGACAGTATTTCTTTGGCGTTAAAAAACAATCATGACATTCAATAT
This window harbors:
- the flgK gene encoding flagellar hook-associated protein FlgK, which codes for MGSTFNIYNIATTGMYVNQASLSVVSNNLSNITTPGYSRQQIASAEKIIGGTPYGCGAGVNEICRARDSFLDQTYRQVNGKTSYYNRKYALLEDGQKLLNEYGNYDNSTSSSKGLQQTIKNFFDSWDQLSNDAGSQSTRSTIVGYATALVNTFNQINTQLTEMQQDAGNRVNDSVDSLNNGAQDLVALNKEIMLAENNGGENGNLRDQRDALLDKMSSLANISVAEQPNGALNVSIGGVTLVQGDMTHTLTVVETGTTLQVKWAELDMDAGISSGTIRADLEEADQSAAKFLTGEATYNFVPQSSSTLTDLRQGLNNLMTTIANKVNSLLQSGKDLYGNSGEALFVKINSNASLGLGNIQLNPAVASDMNKIAAGTSGAKSDYTVAAKITGLQNEKMFSSDGLSMTGTDFYQSLLSWISTMGNTAGSNYDTQGTLRVQVGTQRDSISSVSQDEEMSKMIIYQTAYNASARVLSTADTLISDLIKQLGR
- the flgK gene encoding flagellar hook-associated protein FlgK, yielding MNATFTGINIASRGIYTSQAAMSVVTNNTGNANTKGYCRQIVNQEAIGAAAVYGGRSILGNGTEVTSVSQLRDCRLDGRYWQENTRLGDWNTKANALTELEAVLNTATSSSGFNKIFENFYSALEDLDKNPGDNPNRNSLKEKGQGICQYLNESSQKLSEIRQDKNCAVKMAVDQINSFAQQIADLNGRISQALASGANANELKDQRGVLVDKLSKLTDISVTETTVNQSSDETENKKLAIRINGITLVDGSDAKRLEITQDGTTDGMYSVSWEETGEAFTATGGQLKAELDLRDGDGTNSAYKGVPYYINQLNKFAQTFAKAFNEGILAGETPAAKSYAGHAGGYLADGVTSGIRFFSYNNASSADLKTQIAADGVNAVYQKITAANISLSKDIEDDVKNIATASSSGGKDNAENMDKLIKLVKDSNMFNKGTPEDFYSSIISTLGTDSSTAQCSSTNATSLVKTINDRRLSVSGVEPNEETASMTLYQAAYRANSKMVSIWSEIYAKTIDMVNI
- the flgL gene encoding flagellar hook-associated protein FlgL, yielding MRVTSNMMMSNSLYNISNNMQRLDKAQQQESTQSKIQLPSDDPEVATQAVKYRNYVSTVGQYQKNVDDATSWMKVTEGALSDLHDVVQKIRDLTVTASTGSMNDSNLNDIKQEVAQLKKTGIQILNTSYAGRYVFAGYETDTEPYTEKSLTVGSDTVARVTFKGKIVDLNGPVSTDVNSTIYADAYAANSGNVYQNNGVKQAMNYNIGFGNQITVNVEGQDVVGTDSGNNLFATLDKLFIGLDGKKSYQSISSGTATGSVTLSSGGCTVTAGINDKLALAVDGGASKELTIPPGAYASSAAFVAAVNKGISSTSLSGKVSASLNSSNQLVFTSASTSTSSAVVVSDGTPGGALTAYVGTATTAAGGTAKPTAFTLTSILGDLDTDLDRISSVTSSLGARENTASIATNRLGDDNTVYTKLMATNESVDAAEVITKVAAAKVVYESSLAAAAKATSKSLLDYIS
- the fliD gene encoding flagellar filament capping protein FliD, encoding MSSSSSTSPTTVNGVTRFSGLSSGVDVDSLVQKLISADSGTLNKLKQTNQIDKWKQEQYRTIISDITAFSDKYLNLASSDSILRQSSFQQFKVTSDNSAVSAIANGDAVKGTHTLSVSQLATAATQASNSGVTKDVSGSGMPDYDSLKGKSFTIKVDGTVRTVTFDSAYDSSAQTGVQYVQAAMNKAIGTANDSSGTTINKITVSEDSGCLKFVPTANSGVGSITVNNASAKGAFSALGFNAGSNLSNRLSMSDTLATVAGKLKSPFAFDSSSGEIEFTINGKKFSFDKSEALGDMIDTINRDTDANVTMKYDQNFDQLVITANSTGAGKTLSIADTSGTFVSRVLTIPTEGKDAQVVLDRQRLTRSSNSFTQDGVTYTANKVTSDAASVNIAQDVDGIYTKISNFITGYNTLIKEVNDKISESYDKNYLPLTDDQQKAMSETERTNWDKKAQTGLLERDSVLDSMVYNMRSALMSSVSGQSESLIKLGITTGKYTEKGKLYIDEDKLRKAISNDPQGVMNFFIQQSTTYPGTITVRTLNSSERNTRTREEGLAYKLYDILQDNIGTVRDSNGTKGLLIEKAGTTGDASETTNGLTKEMNTLADKITAEQKRINNEENRYYTQFTNMETALEKLSSQSSFLSSFASS
- a CDS encoding DUF4870 domain-containing protein, which codes for MNVTGEQKMLAILAHLAYLLGGLGFIIAPLVIFLIKNEDSFVHEHAKQALIAHLAILAATIVSGILCVVVIGLLLLPVIGILWLLLLITSIIAAIKAADGQLYEYPFIQHWVKKI
- a CDS encoding MFS transporter, with protein sequence MTINNEKLWTKDFILFTISNTFLFSGFHILLPTLPIYVLKQGGTSTDVGLLSAIFVFCAILIRFFTDYGISKWGKKYYLYIGCILCFVAAISYTLATTVPRLLSLRVVHGIGFGIATTLYATIVSDILPKSRRGEGIGYFGLGTTLAMAVAPGLGVWIVDNLSFNNLFIVATVSQIIGLLSMSLCSIPDDRTVHSQTLEKSSLMEKLIDKQLPFQAFLTILFGVCIGGVLNFIALLAKEVHIANAGYFFLVCTLCIFLSRLVTGKIFDRKGPAWVILPGTILFLLGFIVLAQSSSMTSFLTASALYGFGYGTIFPAIQTWMFNLVPASRRSAASATFYNMVDVGNGIGSIALGMLAEKLGYASIYWCSAIIMGIFLISYIGFVINKNQELADNPQDVEAKG
- a CDS encoding DUF1848 domain-containing protein, which encodes MIISASRRTDIPAFYSEWFVNRLKAGFVYVKNPLNSKQISNILLTPDKVDCIVFWTKNAQPMLPSLDTIDGMGYSYYFQFTLTPYDRSLERNLGDKQEILQGFKRLSKRIGKQRVIWRYDPIIINERFSVKYHLQSFDKLCYELCGYTTKCVFSYVDIYAKIGKLAKKIIGNEVGIDNMNKIAQGFADIAKENQIILETCSEEIDLSQYGIHHTACIDQKTIESITGYAINSKKDKNQRQACGCIESVDIGAYNSCFHGCIYCYATLNDTMVQNNRCCHDVHSPLLIGQPGINDKITDRLVKSLKSTQIPLF
- a CDS encoding MarR family winged helix-turn-helix transcriptional regulator; the encoded protein is MEKTDALVRQLYQTTRIITKELNRLLGQYELHSSEWTVIASIREKGVVSQIILAEHLNIEPSAISKSLVALEKKGLIKREEGSDKRAKMVSLTSKALALYPKWEKIVRQHRKQILQGISDEKLSDLFLTFETIFSNAQDIKK
- a CDS encoding universal stress protein produces the protein MFGKILVPIDGSVEALAATRYARKIAEKFSSAVTLIHIIQHSAYLVSDNHQLPNSVIKSLDDRGNQVLAEALEIFQDFDGRVTSRIEYGHPGIKITEISKENNYSLIIMGRRGMSDVAKLLIGSVSNYVLHYALCPTLIIRDND